One region of Collinsella aerofaciens ATCC 25986 genomic DNA includes:
- a CDS encoding L,D-transpeptidase, translated as MSQNDRTQLIPDPQQPSRHAAGVQSPRPIAPSHGQQRDAANASQRPNQQRQQRQQRQQHQANGNAPKQPPTHARGDRGPARKSAGNNKSGKKTTLFVVLGLIVIVYIVGVVAFSQVAYPNTIIAGVDVSFSNASSAATKVNSAWKHYKLTVTGDDFSWTYQPESNEPIVDGEAAAKEIISHNEAFVWPVRLVESLSGKTKTTATSNEVDLDQDVDLSMLSDTFDQKKFEKDLGAAIDEFNEGRSGTFEANSSYDEQAGKFTVEKARSNEKLNREHVIKYAELELASLAETVDLSKLGNDAYEPLNGTLTDDQIQAACNAANNFLGVNVTLKLNGEDAGKVDGSSVLQWISFADPANPTLDTSQISSWAAELANGFNTVGSTRWWTRADGKQCAVEGGDFGWSIDSSSLAKQVEDAINNKQTGEIEIKYSQKADTFTAKGEPDWKAYVDVDLSEQHARYYDENGNIVWEANFISGKPGEDATPEGVWQINSNDGGSTLIGAKDPETGKPKYESPVSYWMPFEGNMIGFHDATWQNDKSFDNAESYKWCGSHGCINLRLADAKALHDCIKVGLCVVVHS; from the coding sequence ATGTCGCAAAACGATCGAACTCAACTGATTCCCGATCCGCAGCAGCCGAGCAGGCACGCCGCCGGCGTTCAGTCGCCGCGCCCTATCGCGCCGAGCCACGGTCAGCAGCGTGATGCGGCAAACGCTTCTCAACGCCCGAACCAACAGCGACAGCAGCGTCAACAACGACAGCAGCACCAGGCAAACGGCAATGCGCCCAAGCAGCCCCCCACGCACGCTCGAGGCGATCGCGGCCCCGCGCGCAAGTCCGCCGGCAACAATAAGTCGGGCAAAAAGACGACGCTCTTTGTCGTCCTGGGTCTAATCGTCATTGTCTATATCGTTGGCGTCGTAGCATTTTCGCAGGTAGCCTACCCCAACACCATCATCGCCGGCGTCGACGTCTCGTTCTCTAACGCTTCGTCTGCCGCCACCAAGGTCAACTCGGCTTGGAAGCACTATAAGCTCACCGTGACAGGCGATGACTTTAGCTGGACCTATCAGCCCGAGTCCAATGAACCCATCGTCGACGGAGAGGCTGCCGCAAAAGAGATCATCAGCCACAACGAAGCCTTTGTATGGCCGGTCCGCCTTGTGGAATCCTTAAGCGGCAAAACCAAAACAACCGCTACCTCCAACGAAGTCGATCTTGATCAAGACGTCGACCTGTCCATGCTTTCCGACACCTTTGACCAAAAGAAGTTTGAGAAGGATCTGGGCGCCGCCATCGACGAGTTTAACGAGGGGCGTTCGGGCACGTTCGAGGCCAATAGCTCTTATGACGAGCAAGCGGGCAAGTTTACCGTCGAGAAGGCGCGCTCCAACGAAAAACTCAACCGCGAGCATGTCATTAAGTATGCCGAGCTCGAGCTTGCCTCGCTGGCCGAGACCGTAGATCTTTCCAAGCTCGGCAACGATGCCTATGAGCCGCTCAATGGAACGCTGACCGATGATCAGATTCAGGCCGCATGCAATGCCGCCAACAACTTCCTGGGCGTCAACGTGACCCTCAAGCTCAACGGCGAGGATGCCGGCAAGGTTGATGGCAGCTCCGTGTTGCAGTGGATCAGCTTTGCCGATCCGGCCAACCCCACGCTCGATACGTCGCAGATCAGTAGCTGGGCAGCCGAGCTCGCCAACGGCTTTAATACCGTGGGCTCCACTCGCTGGTGGACGCGAGCCGATGGCAAGCAGTGCGCCGTCGAAGGCGGCGACTTTGGTTGGTCCATCGACAGCAGTTCGCTCGCCAAGCAGGTCGAAGACGCCATTAACAACAAGCAGACCGGCGAAATCGAGATCAAGTACTCCCAGAAGGCCGACACCTTTACCGCAAAGGGAGAGCCCGACTGGAAGGCGTATGTCGACGTCGACCTGTCCGAGCAGCACGCGCGCTACTATGACGAGAACGGTAATATCGTTTGGGAGGCCAACTTTATTTCCGGCAAACCGGGCGAAGACGCCACCCCCGAGGGCGTGTGGCAAATCAACAGCAACGACGGCGGCAGTACCTTGATCGGAGCCAAGGACCCCGAGACCGGTAAGCCCAAATACGAGAGCCCGGTGAGCTACTGGATGCCGTTTGAGGGCAACATGATCGGCTTCCACGACGCTACATGGCAAAACGACAAGAGCTTCGATAATGCCGAGTCCTATAAGTGGTGCGGCAGCCACGGTTGCATCAACCTGCGCCTGGCAGACGCCAAGGCACTTCACGACTGCATCAAAGTCGGTCTGTGCGTGGTTGTCCACTCGTAG